One segment of Macaca fascicularis isolate 582-1 chromosome 2, T2T-MFA8v1.1 DNA contains the following:
- the LRRIQ4 gene encoding leucine-rich repeat and IQ domain-containing protein 4, translating to MSKDIKSVEHSPKIHQRNDPQHVNDRTFFIDASNQSLTAIPLEIFTFTELEEVHLENNQIEEIPQEIQRLKNIRVLYLDKNNLRSLCPALGLLSSLERLDLSYNPIFSSSLLVVSFLHALRELRLYQTDLKEIPVVICKNLHHLELLGLTGNHLKCLPKEIVNQTKLREIYLKRNQFEAFPQELCVLYNLEIIDLDENKIGAIPEEIGHLTGLQKFYVASNNLPVLPASLCHCSQLSVLDLSHNLLHSIPKSLTELRKMTEIGLSGNRLEKVPYLICRWTSLHLLYLGNTGLHRLRGSFRHLVNLRCLDLSQNHLDHCPLQICALKNLEVLGLDDNKIGQLPSELGSLSKLKILGLTGNEFLSFPEEVLSLASLEKLYIGQDQGFKLTYVPEHIRKLQSLKELYIENNHLEYLPVSLGSMPNLEVLDCRHNLLKQLPDAICQAQALKELLLEDNLLTHLPENLDSLVNLKVLTLMDNPMEEPPKEVCAEGNEVIWKYLKEKRNRNIMATKIQAWWRGTVVRKGFGKFGELLKPRKKGKTSPKDKKGKKDVKGKPGKGKKK from the exons ATgtcaaaagacataaaatcagTAGAACATTCACCTAaaattcatcagagaaatgatCCACAGCACGTCAATGATAGAACATTTTTCATTGATGCCTCTAATCAGAGCTTGACTGCCATTCCGTTGGAAATCTTCacattcacagaattagaagaagtACATTTGGAGAACAACCAGATTGAAGAAATTCCCCAGGAGATTCAGCGTTTGAAGAACATCAGGGTCCTCTACCTGGACAAGAACAACCTGAGGAGCCTGTGCCCGGCGCTGGGGCTGCTGAGCAGCCTGGAGAGACTGGACCTGAGCTACAACcccatcttctcctcctcccttctcgtCGTCAGCTTCCTCCACGCCCTGCGCGAGCTCCGGCTCTACCAGACCGACCTGAAGGAAATTCCCGTCGTCATCTGTAAAAACCTCCACCATCTCGAGCTGCTGGGACTGACCGGAAACCACCTGAAATGTCTGCCCAAGGAAATAGTGAACCAAACCAAGCTGAGGGAGATCTACCTGAAGCGAAACCAATTTGAAGCTTTCCCCCAGGAGCTCTGTGTTCTCTATAATCTGGAGATCATTGACCTGGACGAGAACAAAATCGGTGCCATCCCAGAAGAGATCGGGCACCTGACGGGGCTGCAGAAGTTCTATGTTGCTTCTAACAACCTTCCCGTTCTGCCCGCGTCCCTGTGCCACTGCAGCCAATTGTCGGTGCTCGATTTATCCCATAACCTCCTCCACTCCATCCCGAAAAGCCTCACCGAGCTCAGGAAGATGACGGAAATAGGGCTGAGTGGGAACCGCCTGGAGAAGGTGCCATACCTCATTTGCAGGTGGACCTCGCTGCACCTGCTCTACCTGGGAAACACAGGCCTGCACAGGCTGCGGGGCTCCTTCAGGCACCTGGTCAACTTGCGCTGCCTGGACCTAAGCCAGAACCATCTAGACCACTGCCCGCTGCAGATCTGTGCGCTGAAGAACCTTGAAGTCCTGGGACTGGATGACAATAAAATAGGACAG TTACCTTCAGAATTGGGCTCACTTTCAAAACTGAAGATACTTGGACTAACAGGAAATGAGTTCCTTTCCTTTCCGGAGGAAGTCCTTTCTTTAGCATCTTTAGAGAAATTATACATTGGGCAAGACCAGGGATTCAAACTTACCTATGTGCCAGAACACATTAGGAAATTGCAG AGTCTTAAAGAGCTATATATAGAGAACAATCATCTGGAGTACCTGCCCGTATCCTTGGGGTCAATGCCTAACCTAGAAGTTCTTGATTGCCGGCACAATTTGCTTAAACAACTTCCAGATGCCATTTGCCAAGCACAAG ctTTGAAAGAATTACTGCTGGAGGACAACTTGCTCACCCATCTTCCGGAGAATTTGGATTCCCTAGTGAATCTTAAGGTTCTGACACTGATGGACAATCCTATGGAAGAACCCCCAAAAGAAGTGTGTGCTGAAGGCAATGAGGTCATATGGAAATACctcaaggaaaagagaaataggaATATAATGGCAACAAAG attcaggcgtggtggcgtggaACAGTGGTACGGAAAGGATTTGGGAAATTCGGTGAACTACTAAAACCACGAAAGAAAGGAAAGACTTCTCCAAaagataagaaaggaaagaaggatgtaaaaggaaaaccaggaaagggaaaaaagaaataa